A single region of the Synergistaceae bacterium genome encodes:
- a CDS encoding chemotaxis protein CheX, with the protein MDKLVALVNSFASAVLSVGREVGLNITLNKSKVSPGIKVENICTAAIIGVVGAGSRGTVNIMLNKEGFENIITAMSGGMIKPVIGDDVSMSVIGELSNMIGGRALVQSALGTVDVTPPQLIIGENIRNVTKEDQGMKSFTLPFSLEPSGGLYLVLSFKID; encoded by the coding sequence ATGGATAAACTTGTCGCTCTCGTGAATAGTTTTGCGTCGGCAGTTCTTTCCGTAGGGCGAGAGGTGGGGCTTAATATCACCCTCAACAAATCGAAAGTATCTCCGGGCATAAAGGTCGAGAATATCTGCACAGCGGCAATAATAGGTGTTGTAGGTGCAGGCTCAAGAGGGACAGTAAATATAATGCTCAACAAAGAAGGCTTCGAAAATATTATTACAGCGATGTCGGGCGGAATGATTAAACCGGTAATCGGCGATGATGTCTCAATGAGCGTAATTGGCGAGCTTTCAAACATGATCGGAGGCCGTGCCCTTGTGCAAAGTGCATTAGGTACAGTCGACGTAACGCCGCCGCAGTTAATAATCGGAGAAAATATCAGGAACGTAACAAAAGAGGATCAAGGCATGAAAAGTTTTACATTACCGTTTTCGCTTGAGCCTTCTGGGGGGCTTTATCTTGTATTGTCCTTCAAGATTGATTGA